From Anopheles funestus chromosome 3RL, idAnoFuneDA-416_04, whole genome shotgun sequence, a single genomic window includes:
- the LOC125768424 gene encoding signal recognition particle receptor FtsY — protein MFSGITASLKNLGSKAEGLFDKKKKEAQDLANEKVQAASSLAEEQAKKTQESFSKTKSDAEALASSAAGEIDATKQQASAAAESTSQAAGTFMDHAKQAAENAIQQSAVVVEQAVEEQMKVAEQKVDEGMKRASEEVDRKLQEANRVADEKRGELEQKVTDVAAKAQESATASATGLLGKLNLGK, from the exons CTTCACTAAAAAATCTCGGCAGCAAAGCGGAAGGGCTGTtcgataagaagaaaaaggaggCACAAGATTTGGCCAACGAGAAAGTGCAGGCAGCGTCCAGTTTAGCCGAGGAACAGGCGAAGAAAACGCAGGAATCCTTCAGCAAAACCAAATCCGATGCGGAAGCTTTGGCGTCGTCGGCTGCCGGTGAGATCGATGCCACAAAGCAGCAAGCGTCAGCAGCCGCCGAAAGCACGTCGCAG GCCGCTGGAACGTTCATGGATCATGCGAAACAGGCAGCGGAAAATGCCATACAGCAGAGTGCCGTCGTGGTAGAGCAAGCGGTCGAGGAACAGATGAAAGTAGCAGAACAGAAGGTGGACGAAGGTATGAAGCGGGCGAGTGAAGAAGTGGATCGTAAGCTGCAGGAAGCAAACCGAGTGGCCGACGAGAAGCGTGGTGAGCTGGAGCAG AAAGTAACTGATGTCGCTGCGAAGGCACAAGAGTCGGCCACCGCCAGTGCGACTGGATTGTTGGGAAAGCTGAACCTTGGAAAGTAA